One window of Micropterus dolomieu isolate WLL.071019.BEF.003 ecotype Adirondacks linkage group LG13, ASM2129224v1, whole genome shotgun sequence genomic DNA carries:
- the ak1 gene encoding adenylate kinase isoenzyme 1 isoform X1 has protein sequence MGNTCTSDSTTTLCRDDKIKDAKIIFVVGGPGSGKGTQCEKIVAKYGYTHLSSGDLLRAEVSSGSERGKQLQAIMQKGELVPLDTVLDMIKDAMIAKADVSKGFLIDGYPREVKQGEEFEKKIGKPCLLLYVDAKAETMVKRLLKRGETSGRSDDNEETIKKRLDLYYKATEPVIAFYESRGIVRKVDSELPVDEVFSQVSKAIDTL, from the exons ATGGGAAATACGTGTACTTCTGATTCCACTACAACCCTTTGTCGAGATG ACAAAATTAAAGATGCCAAGATCATCTTTGTTGTGG GTGGTCCTGGTTCTGGAAAGGGCACCCAGTGTGAGAAGATAGTTGCAAAGTATGGCTACACTCACCTGTCATCTGGGGATCTGCTCCGTGCTGAGGTGTCTTCTGGCTCTGAAAGGGGCAAGCAGCTCCAGGCCATCATGCAGAAGGGAGAGCTTGTGCCCCTG GACACAGTCTTAGACATGATTAAGGACGCCATGATCGCCAAGGCTGATGTCTCCAAGGGCTTTCTTATTGATGGCTACCCCCGTGAGGTGAAGCAGGGCGAGGAGTTTGAGAAGAAG ATCGGCAAGCCCTGCCTGCTGCTTTACGTTGATGCAAAAGCCGAGACCATGGTCAAGAGGCTTTTGAAGCGTGGTGAGACCAGCGGCCGATCTGATGATAATGAGGAGACCATCAAGAAACGCCTGGACTTGTATTACAAAGCAACTGAGCCAGTCATCGCCTTTTATGAGAGCCGTGGCATTGTCAGGAAG GTTGACTCTGAGCTGCCAGTGGATGAGGTCTTCAGCCAAGTCTCCAAGGCTATTGACACACTGTAG
- the ak1 gene encoding adenylate kinase isoenzyme 1 isoform X2: MADKIKDAKIIFVVGGPGSGKGTQCEKIVAKYGYTHLSSGDLLRAEVSSGSERGKQLQAIMQKGELVPLDTVLDMIKDAMIAKADVSKGFLIDGYPREVKQGEEFEKKIGKPCLLLYVDAKAETMVKRLLKRGETSGRSDDNEETIKKRLDLYYKATEPVIAFYESRGIVRKVDSELPVDEVFSQVSKAIDTL, from the exons ATGGCAG ACAAAATTAAAGATGCCAAGATCATCTTTGTTGTGG GTGGTCCTGGTTCTGGAAAGGGCACCCAGTGTGAGAAGATAGTTGCAAAGTATGGCTACACTCACCTGTCATCTGGGGATCTGCTCCGTGCTGAGGTGTCTTCTGGCTCTGAAAGGGGCAAGCAGCTCCAGGCCATCATGCAGAAGGGAGAGCTTGTGCCCCTG GACACAGTCTTAGACATGATTAAGGACGCCATGATCGCCAAGGCTGATGTCTCCAAGGGCTTTCTTATTGATGGCTACCCCCGTGAGGTGAAGCAGGGCGAGGAGTTTGAGAAGAAG ATCGGCAAGCCCTGCCTGCTGCTTTACGTTGATGCAAAAGCCGAGACCATGGTCAAGAGGCTTTTGAAGCGTGGTGAGACCAGCGGCCGATCTGATGATAATGAGGAGACCATCAAGAAACGCCTGGACTTGTATTACAAAGCAACTGAGCCAGTCATCGCCTTTTATGAGAGCCGTGGCATTGTCAGGAAG GTTGACTCTGAGCTGCCAGTGGATGAGGTCTTCAGCCAAGTCTCCAAGGCTATTGACACACTGTAG